AGGGGGGTGCCGATCCCCCCTTAATCCCCCCTTAATAAGGGGGGTGTCTGACAATTTTTAACACCTACCTACTTAGTAGCTGAAACCCATTCGTCAAAGCTATGATTGTTTAGGACTACTTAGCACCGTCCGATGGCTCAAACTGACTCAATCCGTATCCGTGGCGCCCGACAACACAATCTCAAAAATGTTGATCTCGAATTACCCCGCAATCAGTTGATTGTTTTTACGGGAGTTTCGGGATCGGGCAAATCTTCCCTCGCTTTCGACACTATTTTTGCCGAGGGACAGCGCCGCTATGTGGAGTCCCTCAGCGCCTATGCGCGCCAATTTTTAGGACAATTAGATAAACCCGATGTGGATGCGATCGAGGGTTTAAGTCCGGCTATTTCCATCGACCAAAAATCCACTTCCCACAATCCCCGTTCTAGTGTGGGAACTGTAACGGAAATTTACGATTACTTGCGTTTATTGTTCGGTCGTGCCGGTGAACCCCATTGTCCCCATTGCGATCGCAATATTGCCCCCCAAACCATCGATCAAATGTGCGATCGAGTGATGGAATTAGCCGATAAAACCCGATTTCAAATCTTAGCCCCAGTAATTCGCGGCAAAAAAGGCACTCATAAGCAATTAATCTCTAGTTTAGCCTCCCAAGGCTTTGCCCGGGTGCGGATTGACGGCAAGGTAGTAGAATTATCCGAGGGCATCGAGTTAGATAAAAAACATCTTCATGATATTGAAATTGTTATTGATCGCCTGATCAAAAAAGAGGGTTTACAGGAAAGATTAGTGGATTCTTTAACCACTTGTTTAAAGCATTCCGATGGTGTAGCGATTGTGGAAATTCTCGATGAGAATAACGAAGATAATCCCGAAGTTACCAAAGAAATTGTCTTTTCCGAGAAATTTGCCTGTCCCGAACACGGGGCAGTTATGGAAGAATTATCCCCCCGTTTATTCTCTTTTAATTCTCCCTATGGTGCTTGTCCCAACTGTCACGGATTGGGCAGTTTACGGAAATTTTCGGCAGATTTAGTCATTCCCGACCCGAAACAACCGGTATATTCTGCTATTGCCCCCTGGTCAGATAAGGATAATTCCTACTATCTTTCTCTCCTCTACGGTTTAGGGCAAGCTTTAGGTTTTGAAATTCAAACCCCTTGGCAGAAACTAACAAAAACCCAGCAAGATATCATTCTCTATGGGAGTAAAGAACCGATCTATTTTGAAGATGATTACCGTTACGATAATGGTCGCGGTTACTATCGAGAATTTGCGGGAGTTATCAATATCTTAGATAGGAATTATCAAGAAACCACCTCGGAAGTTATTAAACAAAGACTAGAGAAATATATTGTTAACCAAACCTGCGAAGTTTGTCACGGAAAAAGATTAAAACCGGAAGCTTTATCGGTACGTTTAGGACAATATACGATCACGGATTTTACCGGAGTTCCCATTCGGGATTGTTTGCAGAGAATTAATGATTGTCATTTAACCCCAAGACAGGCATTAATTGGGGAATTAGCCCTCAAAGAAATCAAAGCGAGACTACAATTTTTAATCGATGTGGGATTAGATTATCTTACCCTCGATCGACCAGCGATGACTTTATCCGGGGGAGAATCCCAACGAATTCGATTAGCCACTCAAATCGGTTCGGGATTAACGGGAGTATTATACGTTCTCGATGAACCTAGCATCGGATTACACCAAAGAGATAATAGTAAACTGTTAGAAACCCTGCAAAGATTGCGAGATTTAGGTAATACTTTAATTGTTGTCGAACACGATGAAGAAACGATTCGGGCAGCTGATTATTTGGTCGATATCGGTCCGAAAGCGGGGATTCATGGCGGAGAAATCATCTGTCAAGGCAGTTTTAAAAGTCTTTTAAAGTCGAAAAAATCGATAACAGGGGCCTACCTATCGGGACGCAAAGTTATTGAAACCCCCCCCCAAAGAAGGTATGGGAATGGTAATGCTTTAGTCTTAAAAAATTGCCATCAAAATAACCTAAGAAATATTGATGTAACGATTCCTTTAGGAAAATTAGTCTCGATTACGGGAGTATCTGGTTCGGGCAAATCCACCCTAATTAATGAGTTATTATATCCAGCTTTACAACATCATTTAACCCGTTTAACTCCCTTCCCCAAAGAGTTAGATAAAGTGGAAGGATTGGACGCGGTTGATAAAGTAATTGTCATTGACCAATCACCGATAGGACGCACTCCTCGGTCAAATCCTGCCACCTATACGGGGGTTTTTGACATTATTCGCGAGATTTTCACCGAAACCATCGAAGCAAAAGCTAGAGGTTACAAAGCGGGGCAGTTTTCTTTTAATGTTAAAGGAGGACGCTGTGAAGCTTGCCTAGGCCAAGGGGTAAACGTCATCGAGATGAATTTTCTCCCCGATGTCTATGTGCAGTGTGATGTGTGTAAAGGGGCGCGTTATAATCGGGAAACCCTACAGGTTAAGTATAAAGGTTATTCGATCGCCGATGTCTTAGATATGACGATCGAGGAAGCATTAAAAGTCTTTGAAAATGTCCCCCGGGCCACCACCAGATTACAAACTCTTGTGGATGTGGGTTTAGGATACTGTAAACTCGGTCAAAGCGCCCCCACTTTATCCGGTGGGGAAGCGCAAAGGGTGAAATTAGCAGCCGAATTATCCCGACGGGCCACGGGAAAAACCCTATATTTGATCGATGAACCGACTACGGGATTATCTTTTTATGATGTGCATCATCTCTTAGATGTGTTACAAAGATTGGTCGATAAAGGTAATTCGATTATCGTCATCGAACACAATCTCGACGTGATTCGCTGTAGCGATTGGATTATTGATTTGGGACCGGAAGGAGGGGACAAGGGAGGAGAATTAATCGCGGTGGGAACACCGGAAACCGTGGCTAAATGTGAAAAATCCTACACCGGTCATTATCTTGCCCAAGCATTACTTCAATATCCCCCAAAAAAGCGGGATAATAAGTAATGGGACAAAATTAACTTCTTGGTTAGGATAGGCAAGAGGCAACAGGCAAGAGGCAAGAGGTAGTTAGATATGTATAATTAATTGTGTCTAGCTACTTATTAGGGAAGAACACAGAGATAATAAAGCCAATGATCAAGATTAGTATTTAACTCTTGTTCGCTCTTAATTTCCTGACCGGTTTTCCAAGAATAAATTTTAATCTCTTGAAAGTAAGACCTTAACTGTCTTAATTGTTCTTTGGGGGTGGCGTAATAATTTTGGAGACGAAAATTATGGGGTTCATCCCGAATAATTGCATAGTCAGCAGTCAATAACTGTTGGTAGCTAAGAGAGGGATTACAGGCCCGCAAAATCACCCAGAGGACTAAATTTACATAGCTACTAAAAGGATTGAAACTAATCTTTTTTTTCCAATCAAATTCTGGGATAATTCCCTGAAGATTATGACTAGAAAAACAAAAATAACCGCCAGTTTTACCGATGCGGCTAATTTCCTCTAAAACTAGAAAACGGTCAGCAGGGGAAATATAATCAATGCCATTAAAACTAAAGAGAATAAAATCAAAATAATTATCGGCAAATTGTTCTAGATTTCTAGCATCGGCCACTTGCCAGACTAAATGGGGGAATTTTTGACGACAAGCGGCGATCATTTCCGCAGAATAATCAACACCGATATATTCTCCCACAAGAGGGGCAAAATACTTCGTAGTCCGTCCCGCACCTACCCCTAAATCAAGCATTTTCATGGTTGATAAACGCTCTTGCAGCAGGGTTAAAATTGTCTTTTCTGCTGGCTGTAGTGCGGTTAATTGGGCATAATAACCGACAATACTAGGGTCTCTATAGGTTTGCTGATTTTTATCCTTAATCATTCTTGATCGCTCTTTCCTACTGCCATCTTTAAGAAAATATTTAGACTATCATAAGATGCGCTTAAATTATCAACTTGTCATCAATGGAGATTTTTAGCTCTTTTTTCCCATCTACAAGGATAGCATTTTCCAAAAGTGATAAAAGAAATGTAAAGTTATTTTATAGTAGTTGTCTTTGGTGTCTGTCTGTGTTACAATTACCACAACCAGTCATTATTAACACTTAGATAAAAAACTTCAAATATTATCTTAATCAATAGGAAAAAACATTTGTCTTGAGATGATATGAACAAAACTATTTTGAGCAATGCAATATTTATGACGTTTTTTTTATCGACGGTTAGTCATGGATATACTCAGAATGAGGCTTCTTTTCCTATTCGAGCTTTGGAAGGAGATAATTGTAATCGAGTAGTTGAATTGATCTATCAATCAGAAAAATTAGCATCAAATGACTCTAGCACAAAAGTTTATTTTGAAGGGTTTTTAAGAAGAATAGGAAAAGATGAAGATCAAACAAATACATCGGGATTTTGTGAACCAGCAACGGACAGGGAAACTCTATCTATTAAGATTATTATTGAAAATAATAATGAAATAAAAAAGATTGAATTACGTTCAGAAAAATTTCCTGGATATATAATATTCACACCCATATCTTTCGATATAAAAAATAATTATATTTTAGCTCGATACTATTTAGCTAATAACTGGGGTTCAGTAGATACTGGATATTTCACATACGATCTAAAATCCGATAAATTATCTTATATAGAAGCTTGTCAAGAAGAAGATTGGGTCGAATATAGAGGCTTTATTTCTTCATTAGAAATTGCTTTTAAGTGTTCTTCTTACGGTCAAGATCCAACAGAAACATCATTTATTTATGATATTTTTAATTCTAGCAATGGTCAAGTTTATCGAGTCAGAGAAAGAATCAGAATCAAACACGAAAGATTTGGTGAAATTGTTGATGAAATGTCAATCATCAAAAGGCAGGTTTTTTAATTAAATAGATCCTGCTAATACTGTATCAAAAATTATAGCTAGTTTAACGCTATTTTACGTTATTTTATAGTATTAGCCATAATTAAATCTCCCAGTCTTCATATTTTAAACCATCTATACGACTGAATTCACGGATATTATGAGTGATTAAAATTAACTCATTAGCCATAGCAAGAGCTGCAATTTGTAAATCATAACCACCGATAGGAATACCTAATTGATTTAATTGAGAACGAATTCTTCCATTGCAGAATTTTGGTCAAAAGGTAAAATACTAAATTGATTACAGAAACGCTCTAGCTTTGCTAAATTTTGCTCTTTTCTACTGCTTTTGTAAGCCCCATAATATAATTCTAATTGTACCACAGTAGATAAATAAATCTCGTCTGGCTGATGTTTTGCTAACTCATGAGTAACAGCCAAACTACTATTATTAAGTAGCTTAATACAAACATTTGTATCTAACAGATAAGTCATAGTAGTTGTTCTCTTTCCTCATAATCTGGCTGTTTTTCTCTTACTAATAATTCACCTTCCCAACCGCCAATTACTTCTTCAAAAAAGCCTTCTTGCCATTGGCTAAATGTAGTTTTTTCTTCTTGTTCTTTTAGAGATATTGGCTGATAAACTAAGGTAACTTCTAAATCTGTGTTTTTAAGTTCAGGCGGTAAAGATATTTGTAATGTTCCATCTTCTCCTACATGGGTTTTAAAACTAATTGTTTTCATGGTTTCGGCTAAGGTTACTACTATCATAAGGATAGTGTGATATGTCCTCGTCTGACAAGGTGCGTCCCTTGGGGTCTTTTAACCATAAAGACATCTTCACCCCAAAGAGGTTGGACATGGTAGAAATCACCATCGGATGAGAATGGTGATACATCCCACTCAAGACACCGTTACGGGGATCTATTCGAGATCGAACTCACGATGTTGCATAACCACGAGAAACTTGATATATTGGCAGTTGATAAATATTATTGAAAATTTACTGGCGGCATAAATATGTTATCAACTGATGTCAGACAAAAATCGATGATTAAGAGAATTGAGCAAGTTGTTTCTATTTTAATGGAAGATCGTCCTTTCTTTAAAGAGGAGCTTAATTGTTCAGAAATAGTGAAACATTTGGTTGAATTATTTGAAAAAAATTTACCTTTTGAGGAATTTAACACTATGTCAGAGGCAGAATTGAAAGAGCATTGTAGCTTTATTATGTCCACAGAAATCCTGTCAAAAATTGGCGGCGATTTTACTCCTGAACAAATGGCTATTTTCGATGAAGCAATTAAGCGTAAATAGGTAATTATGAGTTATTTGTTATATACTAATATCGTTTCTTTGATTATTAAGCGTGATCTTAAAGTTTATCAAAAAATTGAAGATGTCAAAGCTCAAAGAAAAAGTATCTTTATCAGTTGCATTACTTATTTTGAAATTAAGAGGGGATTGTTGGCAGTTGCTGCACCTAAACAAAGAGAAAGATTTAACAAACTTTCTCAGGATTATCAAATTATTTTATTAGATGATTTAGCTATTTTATAAAAAGCAGCCGAAATTCATGCTCATCTTAGATTAAGAGGATTACCCATACAAACAGAAGATATTTTAATTGCTGCTACTGCTATAGTTAAAAGTTTAATTGTTGTTTATAATAGCAGTGATTTATTGAGGGTTGAAGGATTAAGTTTAGAGAATTGGGTAGAGTTATAAATTAAACCCAATCTTTAAGTCATCCGACATATTTTAATAGCTTGAGTCAGTAAAGACGTGCGTTACACTACGTTAACGCACCCTACAAAATTGGCTATGCACTAATGATACTATGAACGAGAATTGGCGGGACGGTGATTTTTCCCGTGTCACTATCAAAATTAGGAGAAAGTGGCATAATATATATATGAGGGTGCTTATTTCCTATTAAAAACCGCCAACAACCCAATGAAAACTTTAAATCAGAATCCCTGGCAAGTAGAGGGAGGAGAAACCCTGCCTCTACTTTACGAAATTGATCAACATCTTTGGTTAGAGGAAACAATAAAACTCCTCCAGGAAAATCGCTTAGATGAATTAGATGTAATCCATTTAATTGAGGAATTAGAAAGCTTGAGTAAAAGAGATAAAAACCGAGTCAGTAGCTTACTTGAACAAGTGATCAGGCATTTATTACTTTTACAATATTGGACAACAGAAGCAGAAATAAATCGGAATCATTGGCGAGCGGAAATTATCAGTTTTCGCACGCAATTAAGAAAATGTTTAACGACGAATTTACAGAATTATTTGGCTGAGGAATTACCGATAATCTATCAGGATGCTTTCGATTATGTTCAACAAAAAACTGGTTTTTCTGGCGATTTTCCCTCAGAATGTCCTTACAGTTTAGAGCAATTATTAGATAAAAATTGGTTCAACTGTGAAGATTAGACATTAAAAATGATAGAATTATCGAGGAAAGCCGTTCTAAAACGATGGGTTTTTTAAGCGAAATTTGCGATAATAAGATGCGCTCAAATTATCCCCTTGGCATCAATGCAGATTTTTAGCTCTTTTGTCTCATCTACGGCCACTTTTGCCGAATTATCCCTACAAGCAGCCAAGGCCCCTGTTGATACCCTCACGGGTTGGTCATTAGAGGATCGCGATCCGCAGGTGATCGAAAAATTTGTCCCCCTTCTGGATTGGTTTTATCACCATTATTTTCGCGTCAAAACCGATGGTTGGGAGAATATTCCCCCCTCAGGACAAGTATTATTCATCGGCTCCCATAACGGCGGTTTAGCGGCTCCCGATATGTTTATGATGATGTATGATTGGTTTCAACGCTTTGGCAGCGATCGCTTAGTCTATGGTTTGATGGATTCGCGAGTCTGGCGAGTTTTTCCATCCCAAGCGCATCTAGTGGCCCAAATGGGGGCCATTCATGCTCATCCGAAAATGGCGATCGCCGCTTTGAATAGTGGTGCTAGTGTACTAATTTATCCAGGAGGTGCTACGGATGTTTTCCGTCCCCACAGTTTAAGAAATAAAATTCATTTTGCCGGTAATCTAGCTTTTGTTAAACTAGCTTTACAGTACGAAGTGCCGATTATTCCCGCCATTTCCCACGGCGCTCACTCGACCCTGTTTGTCCTCGACGATATTTATCCTCAATTAAAAGAATTGCATAAACAGGGTATGCCTTGGCCCTTCGGTATTGACCCCGGGACCTGTCCCATCTATTTCGGTTTACCCTGGGGATTAGCTATCGGTCCCTTGCCGAATATTCCCTTACCCGTATCGATACAGACGCGGGTTTGTCCCCCAATTATTTTTGAACGTTACGGCAAAAAAGCGGCCCGGGACCGCCGTTATGTACGCGAATGTTATGAGAAAGTCTGTTATTTGATGCAGCAACAACTCGATCAATTAGTGGCGGCCAATTCTCCCTGATACTATACAGGAAAGTCGGGACAAAGCGATCGCGATTGAGGATTTCTGCGGTCAGATTAACCCGCTTGTGAGATAATGAAGTGTTTTGAGCAAAGTTATCAGTACAGAGTTTTCTCTTGAGATTTGACGATTATTTGGGGAATGCAGAAAATTATGAAACTATTACCCGCAGAATGCCAGCATTTACAAGACAAAGTAGCCATAGTAACTGGGGCCTCGCGAGGGATCGGTAAAGCGATCGCCTTGGAATTAGCCAGCCAGGGTGCTACTGTAGTGGTGAACTATGCTAAATCTAGCAGTGCTGCCGATGCCGTTGTCGAAGAAATTACCGCGGCCGGGGGAAAGGCAATAGCACTACAAGCAGATGTGGCTAAAAGCGAAGAAGTGGATAATTTAGTGGACAGTACCAAGGAAAAATTCGGTCATATTGATGTCTTAGTTAATAATGCCGGTATTACCCGGGATACCCTGATGTTAAGAATGAAATTAGAAGACTGGCAAGCGGTCATCGATCTCAATTTAACCGGAGTTTTTCTCTGCACTCGCGCCGTCAGTAAATTGATGTTAAAACAGAAAAGCGGCCGCATAATTAACATCACTTCTGTATCCGGTTTGATGGGTAATCCGGGTCAATCTAATTACAGCGCCGCTAAAGCTGGTGTTATCGGTTTAACGAAAACTTTAGCCAAAGAATTTGCCAGTCGAGGCATCACTGTTAATGCCGTGGCCCCCGGCTTTATTGAAACTGATATGACTCATGACCTCAAAGCAGATGAAATTCTCAAATATATTCCCCTCTCCCGTTATGGAAAACCGGAAGAAGTCGCCGGAATGGTGCGTTTTTTAGCCGCCGATCCCGCCGCTATTTATATCACTGGTCAAGTCTTTAACGTCGATGGTGGTATGGTTATGGCTTAATTCAGTTATCAGTGATCAGTTATCAGTGATTAGTTATCAGTTATCAGTTATCAGTTATCAGTTATCAGTTATCAGTTATCAGTGATTAGTTATCAGATTAAAGTTTTAAGTTTTAAGTTTTAAGCTTTAAATGATATTATTCACCGCTCACTCTTCACTCTTCACTAATTACTGTTTACTAATTACTAATTACTGATTACTGATTACTGATTACTGATTACTGTTTACTGTTTACTGTTTACTGTTTACTGTTTACTGTTTACTGTTTACTGATTACTGATTACTGATTACTGATTACTGATTACTGATTACTGATTACTAATTACTGTTCACTGATTACTGTTTACTGAAAATGACTTACTGTTTAGGAATTATCAATCGTTTTGGCATTGTTATGGGGGCGGATTCTCGCACGAATGCGGGAGTCGATTATATCTCGGCCTATCGGAAATTATTTGACTTTTCGGTATCGGGAGAAAGAGTAATTATGGTCTGTACATCGGGCAATTTATCGATTAGCCAAGGAGTGATTCACGAACTAAAAAGAGATCTGCACAATCAAGAGGATAAAAATCTCCATTCTCTGACTCATCTCTACGATATCGCCCACTATATCGGTGATAAAAGTCGTCAAGTACAAGCTAGGGAAAGAACTTGGCTAGAAAAAGATAATATTGATTTTAAATGTAAGTTTATTCTTGGGGGACAAATTAAAGGAGAAGAACCGCAATTATTCCTGATTTATCCCCAAGGAAATCATATTCAAGCCACCAAAGAAACGCCCTTTTTACAGATAGGTGAAACTAAATACGGTAAACCGATTCTTGATCGCACTATTACCTATGATACACCCCTAGAGGAAATGGCTAAATGTGCCTTACTTTCCATCGATTCGACCATGAAATCGAATATTTCCGTCGGACCGCCTATCTATTTGAGTATGTATGAAGCTAATAGCCTAAGCCTACGTCATAAGTTACAATTGCGCCTAGGAGATCCCTACCTAGCCAAAATGCGGAAACTCTGGGAAGATTACGTCCGGCAAGCTTTCGAGGCTATGCCCAATGTGGAATGGCATTATACCGATGAAGACCCAAAAGAAGATATCATAATAGATTAAGTAACTCTTTGTGAATTAACTTTACAACTCGATGATCATTGTTACCTTGATGTTGGCAGGTAGTCTAGCTTGGTTTTTTAGTAGCCTTGCTGGTGGGGGCAGCCCCCTGATTCTACTCCCCGTTTTAGGTTGGTTTCTCGATGCTGCCGTCATTCCTCCAGTTTTGACCACGGGGATGCTAATCGGTAATGTCCAACGCATGGGAATGTATTGGCGCGCCATTGACTGGCCCTCGACGGTGTGGTATTTACCCGGGGCAATTATCGGATCTACCCTCGGCGCTTTTGTCTTTGCCCATTTACAATTCAAATGGTTGCCGCTAGTTTTGGGAATTTTTCTGGTTTTCTCCTCGCTTAAACAATTATTTCCCCAAGAAGAAAATCCTTTTTTTGAGATTAAAACTTGGTATTTTATGCCCTCGGGATTTATCTACGCTTTCCTCTCAGGATTAGTCGGTAGTACCGGCCCGATGATGAACCTGTTTTATATCAACTATGGGCTAGTTAAAGAACCAATGGTGGCAACGAAATCCGTTCACATGGTAGTAGTTCATGTGGCCAAATTAATCGCCTACGCAGCTTTTGGAGTTTTACATCTGCCCTTTCTCGGTTACGGTTTATTATTAGGATTAGCGGCCTGGCCGGGCAATTGGTTAGGACAAAAAGTTTTAGAAAAAATGAGTCCCCAGCAATTTAAACAAGCAGTGATGCTATTCGTTTCGATGAGTGGCCTATTGATGATCTGGCGAGAACGCGGCATCGTCTTTTAAAATTTTGCTGACAAGGGGACAAATTTTGCTAGAATACTAAATAAAGGCAAATTGTACTAAAACAGTGTAATACGCCGATCACCGTTAGATTTGCTCCTTGATTAACCCCCTAGCTGAAAATGACAGAAATCGCCAATTTTACCCTCGAACAAGGTTTAGAACGCTACCAACAGGGAGAAAGCGCCGCCAGTTTATTGCCGGAATTTAAACAATTAAGCGATCGCACTCCTAAAAATGCCGTCGTTTGGTCCTGTTTGGCTTGGTTATATATGCTCACCGATAAACCGGAATTAGCCCTAAAAGCCGCCCAAAAAGCCGTTAAACTCGATAAAGTTTCCCCCCAAAACCGGATCAATTTGGTTTTAGCTATGTTGGAAACCAAAACCGCCGGAGTTAGGGAACATATCGAACTGGTGCAACAATTAATTAGTTTAAACAAAGAAGTTCGCCAAGAAGTGGATGAAAATATCGCCGATGGTTTAGCTAGAAAACCCGATTGGAAAAGTTTAGAACGCGTTAAAGTTTGGTTAAATGAATAAGAATATGGAATTATCAAAACAGTTATTACTCGGCTTAAAAGCCAATGATTTTCGGCATCCCATCGACCTAGAGGCCACTAATTCCCTTAAACAATTGCCTGGGTTAGATATAGCCGTGAGAAGTTTATTAGGTTCCGTCGCTGAGGAATTCTTTTACTTAAATAATATTGCTGCTAGTGTTTTGGTGGGGGAAAAACAATTACCCGACCTGCATAATCTACTCCTAGAAGCTTGCCGAGTTCTCGACTTAGAACCACCTCAATTATACATTCAACAAAACCCCGTTCCTAACGCCTATACCTTCGCCATGCGCGGCAAAAAACCGTTTATGGTGATGCACACTTCCCTAATCGAAATGCTGACTCCCGCAGAAATTCAAGCGGTAATGGCCCACGAATTAGGTCATCTCAAATGTGAACACGGCGTTTATCTCACTTTAGCCAATATTATGGTCCTAGCGGCGGGATTACTGCCCAATTGGGGGACAATGTTAGCACGATCCCTACAGGAGAGAATGTTAGCATGGGTGCGCTGCGCCGAGTTTAGCTGCGATCGAGCGGCTTTATTGGCAGTTCAAGACCCAAAAATCGTCATGTCGGTGTTAATGAAGTTAGCCGGAGGTTCCCCCAGTCTCGCACCTTTATTAAATTTAGAGGCTTTTATCGATCAGGCCAAGTCCTACGATGCCGTCAGCGCCTCGGAAATGGGCGAAATGTTAAAGGGTTTGCAAACCCAACAGTTAACCCATCCCCTCCCCGTCCTGCGTGCGCGAGAAATCGATCGTTGGGCTAGTTCCCCCGATTATCACAATTTGTTAAAGGGGCCAAAAATGGGTTATAATGATAAAGCTAATGCCAAGGGCGAATGGCGAAATTGGTAGACGCACCACACTCAAAATGTGGCGAGGCAGCCCCTCATGTCGGTTCGAGTCCGACTCCGCCCATCAAATTACAGTAATTTCTGGCTATTATGGTGTTGATGCTTCCATCCGACTAAACATTAATCTCACGCCGAGGAGTAGATTTTACGCCTACTGGAAGCATCCTTACTACCTACCCCACTGGACAGACGAGATAGATAATTTCAGGTTGGAATTGAGCTTGCTGTTTCGCTCTCAGGTAATCTACAATCATGCCTTAGAACGGTTTGGTTATTGTTATCAAAAAGCACTGGGAAAAGCGAGCCGCAAAAGTTGATTAACTTTACCAGTTGACTGTCCTTGGACAATTGAGAAAATTGTTGATGAAGATTGGTTCCCTGGTTAATACATACTCAAAAATAATGCTGTTTTTTAAAGGATTAATATCGCTGTTAAAGTTGGGATTTTTAGTGACTGAATGATGGGTGTCCGACAAAAAACCCCCGCTAAAGGCGGGGGATATGGCCTAGTTCTGCTGTGATGCCTAGCTGAGACTTACACCCCGTAAACGAAGTCAGCATTAGTCATCGCCGCAGTCCCAACATTAGCAATTAGGTAACTACCGGCTGTGGTTGAGTCAGGGTTATAGAAGATGTTGCCGTCGCTAGGGGTAAAGTAGATGCCGGACAGGTCTGTTGGGTTCCAGCCGGGACTCCCCACGAAGAACCAGCCAGCGTTAAGGACATTTCCAGGCACATTACCACCAACAAAGCTCAGACCCGTGATCGCCCCCGGAGAAAAGGCGAAGCTGCTGTCAAGACTGTCCGCCAGAATGATCGTGTCATCGGCTACGGAGAATAGGGTGATCAGATCACGGCTCTGGGGATTAGCTGGGCCGGGGGGCAATGATATAAACGACACTTCCGTGAGCCTGAAGAAATCATTTCCAGCGCCACCGGTAAGGGTATCCTGACCGAAACCACCTTCGAGGGTGTCGTTGCCAGCACCGCCGTTGATTATGTTGGCGGAGGCATTACCCGTCACCGAGTCGTTACCAGCACCCATATTGGCGTTTTCAAAGTTGATGAAGCTTTCACCGCCAAAGTTGGTTAACCCAGTGGCCATATTGAACACGTAGTTACCACCGAAGACAGTGTGGTCGATGGTATCGATGCCAGCGCCACCGTCCATAGTTTCGTTACCAATTCCCGAAAAGAGGGTATCGTTACCTGCATCGCCCCGATAGATTCCGCCGTCGCCATCGGAGGTGATAACATCATTACCGTCACCGCC
This Microcystis wesenbergii NRERC-220 DNA region includes the following protein-coding sequences:
- the uvrA gene encoding excinuclease ABC subunit UvrA — its product is MAQTDSIRIRGARQHNLKNVDLELPRNQLIVFTGVSGSGKSSLAFDTIFAEGQRRYVESLSAYARQFLGQLDKPDVDAIEGLSPAISIDQKSTSHNPRSSVGTVTEIYDYLRLLFGRAGEPHCPHCDRNIAPQTIDQMCDRVMELADKTRFQILAPVIRGKKGTHKQLISSLASQGFARVRIDGKVVELSEGIELDKKHLHDIEIVIDRLIKKEGLQERLVDSLTTCLKHSDGVAIVEILDENNEDNPEVTKEIVFSEKFACPEHGAVMEELSPRLFSFNSPYGACPNCHGLGSLRKFSADLVIPDPKQPVYSAIAPWSDKDNSYYLSLLYGLGQALGFEIQTPWQKLTKTQQDIILYGSKEPIYFEDDYRYDNGRGYYREFAGVINILDRNYQETTSEVIKQRLEKYIVNQTCEVCHGKRLKPEALSVRLGQYTITDFTGVPIRDCLQRINDCHLTPRQALIGELALKEIKARLQFLIDVGLDYLTLDRPAMTLSGGESQRIRLATQIGSGLTGVLYVLDEPSIGLHQRDNSKLLETLQRLRDLGNTLIVVEHDEETIRAADYLVDIGPKAGIHGGEIICQGSFKSLLKSKKSITGAYLSGRKVIETPPQRRYGNGNALVLKNCHQNNLRNIDVTIPLGKLVSITGVSGSGKSTLINELLYPALQHHLTRLTPFPKELDKVEGLDAVDKVIVIDQSPIGRTPRSNPATYTGVFDIIREIFTETIEAKARGYKAGQFSFNVKGGRCEACLGQGVNVIEMNFLPDVYVQCDVCKGARYNRETLQVKYKGYSIADVLDMTIEEALKVFENVPRATTRLQTLVDVGLGYCKLGQSAPTLSGGEAQRVKLAAELSRRATGKTLYLIDEPTTGLSFYDVHHLLDVLQRLVDKGNSIIVIEHNLDVIRCSDWIIDLGPEGGDKGGELIAVGTPETVAKCEKSYTGHYLAQALLQYPPKKRDNK
- a CDS encoding lysophospholipid acyltransferase family protein; protein product: MQIFSSFVSSTATFAELSLQAAKAPVDTLTGWSLEDRDPQVIEKFVPLLDWFYHHYFRVKTDGWENIPPSGQVLFIGSHNGGLAAPDMFMMMYDWFQRFGSDRLVYGLMDSRVWRVFPSQAHLVAQMGAIHAHPKMAIAALNSGASVLIYPGGATDVFRPHSLRNKIHFAGNLAFVKLALQYEVPIIPAISHGAHSTLFVLDDIYPQLKELHKQGMPWPFGIDPGTCPIYFGLPWGLAIGPLPNIPLPVSIQTRVCPPIIFERYGKKAARDRRYVRECYEKVCYLMQQQLDQLVAANSP
- a CDS encoding type II toxin-antitoxin system VapC family toxin, whose protein sequence is MTYLLDTNVCIKLLNNSSLAVTHELAKHQPDEIYLSTVVQLELYYGAYKSSRKEQNLAKLERFCNQFSILPFDQNSAMEEFVLN
- a CDS encoding DUF29 domain-containing protein encodes the protein MKTLNQNPWQVEGGETLPLLYEIDQHLWLEETIKLLQENRLDELDVIHLIEELESLSKRDKNRVSSLLEQVIRHLLLLQYWTTEAEINRNHWRAEIISFRTQLRKCLTTNLQNYLAEELPIIYQDAFDYVQQKTGFSGDFPSECPYSLEQLLDKNWFNCED
- a CDS encoding class I SAM-dependent methyltransferase, which translates into the protein MIKDKNQQTYRDPSIVGYYAQLTALQPAEKTILTLLQERLSTMKMLDLGVGAGRTTKYFAPLVGEYIGVDYSAEMIAACRQKFPHLVWQVADARNLEQFADNYFDFILFSFNGIDYISPADRFLVLEEISRIGKTGGYFCFSSHNLQGIIPEFDWKKKISFNPFSSYVNLVLWVILRACNPSLSYQQLLTADYAIIRDEPHNFRLQNYYATPKEQLRQLRSYFQEIKIYSWKTGQEIKSEQELNTNLDHWLYYLCVLP